One stretch of Methylopila sp. 73B DNA includes these proteins:
- a CDS encoding ABC transporter permease subunit: MSVADPRVEGGYALEPKPGLRASSARPASRAKAAGGGASQRGLLALSWAAPVVVLIVWEALCRGGYVAPHVLPAPSKVVQTAITLASTGGLFYDLGVSLLRAATGFAIGGLIGFSLGVTVGFSRLAEAAIDRSVQMIRAVPFLAALPLTIIWFGVGEGQKIFLVSLGVVFPIYINTILGIRQVDPKLLELARVQGLSGWTTIRRIILPGALPSILTGVRYALAVAWLALVVAETVGAQAGLGFLAMDAREFLRTDVIVLTILIYALIGAGSDTIARLLERRLLAWHPNYAKGAR; this comes from the coding sequence CGCCCGGCCGGCCTCACGCGCGAAGGCCGCCGGCGGCGGCGCGAGCCAGCGTGGGCTGCTCGCGCTGTCCTGGGCCGCGCCGGTCGTCGTGCTCATCGTCTGGGAAGCGCTGTGCCGCGGCGGCTACGTCGCGCCGCATGTGCTGCCGGCCCCGAGCAAGGTGGTGCAGACGGCGATCACGCTCGCCTCCACAGGAGGCCTGTTCTACGACCTCGGCGTCAGCCTCCTCCGGGCGGCGACGGGCTTCGCCATAGGCGGCCTGATCGGCTTCTCGCTCGGCGTCACGGTCGGCTTCTCACGTCTCGCGGAAGCCGCCATCGACCGCAGCGTCCAGATGATCCGCGCCGTGCCGTTCCTGGCCGCCCTGCCGCTCACGATCATCTGGTTCGGCGTCGGCGAAGGGCAGAAAATCTTCCTCGTGTCGCTCGGCGTCGTCTTCCCGATCTACATCAACACGATCCTCGGCATAAGGCAGGTCGACCCGAAGCTGCTGGAGCTTGCCCGGGTGCAGGGCCTGTCGGGCTGGACCACGATCCGGCGCATCATCCTGCCGGGCGCGCTGCCCTCGATCCTCACGGGGGTGCGCTATGCGCTGGCGGTCGCCTGGCTCGCGCTTGTCGTGGCGGAGACCGTCGGCGCCCAGGCGGGCCTCGGTTTCCTCGCCATGGACGCCCGCGAGTTCCTCCGCACCGACGTGATCGTGCTGACCATTCTGATCTACGCGCTGATCGGCGCCGGCTCGGATACGATCGCCCGCCTGCTGGAGCGCCGGCTGCTAGCTTGGCACCCGAACTATGCGAAGGGCGCCCGATGA